A genomic window from Candidatus Glassbacteria bacterium includes:
- a CDS encoding PTS sugar transporter subunit IIA has translation MKLMDFVCPSCIAAELDETDKEKVLRRMVDMLAESGFTEDPAKLLHSLLEREKIMTTGIGHGIAVPHTVCEDVKAQTIALAHIPQGADFDSLDREPVFFVFLLVGPPSASATHLKTLARISRLVQHTDFVNAIKQANAVDDILNILAEEDGKHSG, from the coding sequence ATGAAGCTGATGGATTTCGTCTGCCCGAGCTGCATCGCAGCCGAACTGGACGAGACGGACAAGGAGAAAGTGCTCCGCCGGATGGTGGACATGCTCGCCGAAAGCGGCTTTACCGAAGATCCGGCCAAGCTGCTGCACAGCCTGCTGGAACGCGAGAAAATCATGACCACCGGGATCGGGCACGGGATCGCTGTCCCGCATACGGTCTGCGAGGATGTCAAGGCCCAGACAATCGCGCTGGCGCATATTCCGCAGGGGGCAGATTTCGACTCGCTCGACCGCGAGCCGGTCTTTTTCGTCTTCCTGCTGGTCGGGCCGCCGTCAGCCAGCGCAACTCATCTCAAAACCCTGGCCCGGATCAGCCGTCTGGTCCAGCACACCGATTTCGTCAACGCGATTAAGCAGGCGAACGCTGTCGACGACATCCTGAACATACTGGCCGAGGAAGATGGCAAACACTCAGGGTAG
- a CDS encoding cation:proton antiporter: MSRLFGLAALALLMGLMFYLPQPETGGAPLSMTLGFLLLAGFVCGKLGNRIGLPGITGYLIAGIAMGPSLLGIMDHGDVRNLELINSFALTLIALTAGGEVNLRRIARSIRAFLMMIAGQVVITFVGVLVLMAWALHYFPGEFTLQFSGLVAVGALFAVTAIANSPSSTIAVIVETGAKGRMTELTLGITIIKDIMVIVAFALTFGFVTQILDPSQAGQGNNIAAELSWEIGGSITFGIVLGVLIIGYMKYLGTELPIFIIALSYLVAVASRAMHLHGLLVCMTAGLAVSNLSSRGHSFIAAIERGSLPLYVLFFAIAGAGINFNVLAEAWVLVLVLTVSRLAFTWFGTRLGASAAAEEPLVRDNIWMGFLTQAGITLGIAVIVADNFPGWGVTFKSVVIGSIAIFQVIGPVLFKFGLVRAGNIPKKKNSV, from the coding sequence ATGAGCAGGCTGTTCGGACTGGCCGCCCTGGCGCTGCTGATGGGGCTGATGTTCTATCTCCCGCAGCCGGAAACAGGCGGCGCGCCGCTGTCGATGACGCTGGGGTTCCTGCTGCTGGCCGGATTTGTCTGTGGCAAGCTGGGCAACAGGATCGGCCTGCCGGGGATTACCGGCTACCTGATCGCCGGGATCGCGATGGGTCCCTCGCTGCTGGGAATCATGGACCACGGGGACGTGCGCAACCTGGAGCTGATCAACAGTTTCGCTCTGACCCTGATCGCGCTTACCGCCGGGGGAGAGGTGAACCTGCGGCGGATCGCCCGCAGTATCCGGGCGTTCCTGATGATGATCGCGGGGCAGGTGGTGATCACGTTCGTCGGAGTACTGGTGCTGATGGCCTGGGCGCTGCACTATTTCCCCGGCGAATTCACCTTGCAGTTCTCGGGGCTGGTTGCCGTCGGGGCGCTGTTCGCGGTGACCGCGATCGCCAACAGCCCCAGCTCCACCATTGCGGTTATTGTCGAAACCGGCGCGAAAGGCAGGATGACCGAGCTGACCTTGGGAATCACGATCATCAAGGACATCATGGTGATTGTCGCGTTCGCGCTCACGTTCGGGTTTGTGACCCAGATTCTCGATCCATCCCAGGCCGGGCAGGGTAATAATATCGCCGCCGAATTGAGCTGGGAAATCGGTGGTTCGATCACCTTCGGGATCGTCCTGGGCGTGCTGATTATCGGCTACATGAAATATCTCGGCACCGAGCTGCCGATTTTCATTATCGCACTGAGCTACCTGGTGGCGGTGGCCAGCAGGGCGATGCACCTTCACGGGCTGCTGGTCTGCATGACCGCCGGCCTGGCGGTCAGCAACCTCTCCAGCCGCGGGCATTCCTTTATCGCGGCGATCGAGAGAGGCTCGCTGCCGCTTTACGTGCTGTTTTTCGCTATCGCCGGGGCCGGGATCAATTTCAACGTGCTGGCCGAGGCCTGGGTGCTGGTGCTTGTCCTGACCGTCTCCCGCCTGGCGTTCACCTGGTTCGGCACCCGGCTGGGCGCTTCCGCCGCCGCCGAGGAACCCCTGGTGCGCGACAATATCTGGATGGGTTTCCTGACCCAGGCCGGCATAACGCTCGGGATTGCGGTGATTGTCGCCGATAATTTCCCCGGCTGGGGCGTCACGTTCAAGAGCGTGGTGATCGGCTCGATAGCCATCTTCCAGGTGATCGGCCCCGTGCTGTTCAAGTTCGGCCTCGTCCGCGCCGGCAACATCCCGAAAAAGAAAAACTCTGTTTGA
- a CDS encoding M15 family metallopeptidase has translation MQAERYLEFKSVRQLLEWQRSETHPALQVIVLAAARWHWLAAAGPAVVTALLRTPREQKAIYPASSGGRSPHEFGRAADLRVSALTPAQAESWADWINSAFAYRGRSGLMTALVHEVGGRGRHLHVQVGPGESSPESEVNTTAAPVV, from the coding sequence ATGCAGGCAGAACGTTATCTCGAATTCAAATCGGTCCGTCAACTGCTGGAGTGGCAGCGCAGCGAGACCCATCCGGCCCTGCAGGTAATCGTGCTGGCCGCCGCGCGCTGGCACTGGCTGGCTGCCGCAGGACCGGCGGTTGTCACGGCGCTGCTGCGCACCCCCCGGGAGCAGAAGGCGATCTATCCGGCCAGCTCCGGCGGGCGCAGCCCCCACGAATTCGGCCGCGCCGCGGACCTGCGTGTCAGCGCTCTCACTCCTGCCCAGGCCGAATCCTGGGCGGACTGGATCAACAGCGCGTTTGCCTACCGCGGCCGCTCCGGGTTGATGACCGCGCTGGTCCACGAGGTAGGCGGACGGGGCAGGCATCTTCACGTGCAGGTGGGTCCCGGGGAATCCTCCCCGGAGTCGGAAGTCAACACAACCGCGGCGCCGGTGGTCTAG
- the terL gene encoding phage terminase large subunit — protein sequence MNRRAGNTSGSRTRSANLRKRIGKRWLKLYEEIESQPEPLRRKLWGRLDVGLFAEHFFPHYCRRPPNSFHYEMYDLLSGMIHSGGGKRVAVAAPRESAKSTIATMFLPLWCICYPEIARKRYILIASDTATQAERHIGDIKIELEANELLAESFGSLTGAGPVWKKEEIVANSGVKLTARGTGGNIRGLRHRQYRPDLLIGDDLENDLNSQTPEQRRKISDWFFKAFSKTGGKNVDIVVIGTILHYESLLSSLLVNPAFESRRYQGVIRWSRAQKLWEEWENIYTDTSLDSAGRTAAAEEFFAAHERRMTAGTEVIWPEYRSYHDLMKLRVAEGPASFDSEIQNEPVNPRDCLFREEWFSFFDEDELDTSSLQIVAAVDPSLGGKNRHDDPSAVICLGRDEAGALYVLDADIERRRPDVIIEDVLELYARRRPLVIGVETVQFQEFFKDVLLHQAAARGIYPPVRGIKQHTDKTLRIQRLQPLIKSGRLRFQRRHRALYDQLRFFPRAGHDDGPDALEMAVALIEETAGGERIRFDRPQTGTQQLKRVFG from the coding sequence ATGAATCGACGCGCAGGGAATACGAGCGGATCGCGAACGAGATCGGCGAACTTACGGAAAAGGATCGGAAAAAGATGGTTGAAGCTGTACGAGGAAATCGAGAGCCAGCCGGAGCCGTTGCGTAGGAAACTTTGGGGACGGCTGGATGTCGGGCTGTTCGCGGAGCACTTCTTTCCCCACTACTGCCGCCGCCCGCCCAACTCGTTCCACTACGAGATGTACGACCTGCTGAGCGGAATGATCCACAGCGGTGGAGGCAAGCGCGTGGCCGTGGCCGCGCCCAGGGAAAGCGCCAAGAGCACGATCGCCACGATGTTCCTGCCCCTGTGGTGCATCTGCTATCCCGAGATCGCCCGCAAGCGCTATATCCTGATCGCCAGCGACACGGCCACCCAGGCCGAGCGGCATATCGGGGATATCAAGATCGAGCTGGAGGCCAACGAACTGCTGGCCGAAAGTTTCGGCTCGCTGACCGGGGCGGGACCGGTGTGGAAGAAAGAAGAGATAGTCGCCAACAGCGGGGTTAAGCTGACCGCGCGGGGTACCGGCGGCAATATTCGCGGCCTGCGCCATCGCCAGTACCGCCCCGATCTGCTGATCGGCGATGACCTGGAGAACGACCTCAACAGCCAGACCCCGGAGCAGCGGCGGAAAATCTCCGACTGGTTTTTCAAGGCTTTCAGCAAAACCGGAGGCAAGAACGTGGACATTGTCGTGATCGGTACGATCCTGCACTACGAGAGCCTGCTCTCCTCACTGCTGGTTAATCCGGCGTTCGAGAGCCGCCGCTACCAGGGCGTGATCCGCTGGAGCCGGGCGCAGAAGCTCTGGGAGGAGTGGGAAAATATCTATACCGACACCTCGCTTGACTCCGCCGGACGCACGGCGGCGGCCGAGGAGTTTTTCGCCGCCCACGAGCGGAGGATGACCGCCGGGACCGAGGTGATCTGGCCGGAGTACCGCAGCTACCACGACCTGATGAAGCTGCGGGTGGCCGAGGGCCCGGCCAGCTTCGACAGCGAGATCCAGAACGAGCCGGTCAACCCGCGCGACTGCCTGTTCCGCGAGGAATGGTTCAGCTTTTTCGACGAGGACGAACTCGACACCTCCAGCCTTCAGATCGTGGCCGCGGTCGATCCCTCCCTGGGCGGAAAGAACCGCCACGACGACCCCTCGGCGGTGATCTGCCTGGGCCGCGACGAGGCCGGGGCGCTCTACGTGCTCGACGCCGATATCGAGCGGCGGCGGCCGGACGTGATAATCGAGGACGTGCTCGAACTCTACGCCAGGCGGCGGCCGCTGGTTATCGGGGTCGAGACGGTTCAGTTCCAGGAATTTTTCAAGGACGTGCTGCTGCACCAGGCGGCCGCGCGCGGGATCTACCCGCCGGTACGGGGAATTAAACAGCACACCGACAAGACACTGCGTATCCAGCGCCTGCAGCCGCTGATCAAGAGCGGGCGGCTGAGGTTCCAGCGCAGGCACCGGGCGCTTTACGACCAGTTGCGCTTTTTCCCCCGCGCCGGCCACGATGACGGCCCGGACGCGCTGGAGATGGCCGTGGCGCTGATTGAAGAAACCGCGGGCGGCGAGCGAATCCGCTTCGACCGGCCCCAAACCGGAACGCAACAACTGAAGAGGGTATTCGGCTGA
- a CDS encoding DUF935 family protein, with protein MANDGRKRRRRRKRRPVVTAVRHRELTNPWRDGLGSIFGRWVENPDRTLEDHSTEGLSLYSEMLRKDAQLALCFRQRALNVMAQGWRIIPGGDTHEDHERAAWVERELRQVKQFHISRTRFFRGISHGFAPAEIIFTRRGDGTLGIDSFRTRDPERFRFDPDGGLLLTDMPCDPRRLPSWKFVLNTWGSDESSYGQGLLREIYPLWFFKNNALKELVRFVEKFGAPYLWASYPRGTSGQEQDALLDVLKLMQSNTVGIGPEGTEFQINEIGRQGVVEVFRFIISEYVDRQYAKAVLGQTLSTESESGTHALANFQRVSLQNIIKDDSQWQQEQLDGVIRTLVEINYGPLPAGRYPTFRIAYEEDRDLAAYLKAVGVAVNELGLPVGERWLREQIGFPAPRDDDSPLAGSGNAKSEEEAE; from the coding sequence ATGGCAAACGATGGCAGGAAACGCAGACGGAGAAGGAAGAGACGGCCGGTGGTGACCGCGGTCCGTCACCGCGAGCTGACCAACCCCTGGAGAGACGGGCTTGGTTCGATATTCGGCCGCTGGGTCGAGAACCCGGACCGCACCCTGGAGGACCACAGTACCGAGGGCCTGAGCCTGTACAGCGAGATGCTGCGCAAGGACGCCCAGCTGGCGCTCTGTTTCCGCCAGCGTGCGCTGAACGTGATGGCCCAGGGCTGGCGGATAATCCCCGGCGGCGACACGCACGAGGACCACGAGCGGGCCGCCTGGGTGGAGCGCGAACTTCGCCAGGTCAAACAGTTCCATATCAGCCGTACCCGGTTTTTCCGCGGGATCAGCCACGGGTTCGCACCGGCCGAGATCATTTTCACCCGGCGCGGTGATGGCACCCTGGGGATCGACTCGTTCCGTACCCGCGACCCGGAGCGCTTCCGCTTCGACCCCGACGGCGGCCTGCTGCTGACCGACATGCCCTGCGACCCCCGCCGCCTTCCCTCGTGGAAATTCGTGCTCAACACCTGGGGTTCCGATGAAAGCTCCTACGGCCAGGGCCTGCTGCGCGAGATCTATCCGCTCTGGTTTTTCAAGAACAACGCGCTCAAGGAACTGGTGCGGTTTGTGGAAAAATTCGGCGCGCCGTACCTGTGGGCAAGCTACCCGCGGGGAACCTCGGGCCAGGAGCAGGACGCGCTGCTGGATGTACTCAAACTTATGCAAAGCAACACAGTGGGTATCGGACCCGAGGGCACCGAGTTCCAGATCAACGAGATCGGCCGCCAGGGTGTGGTCGAGGTGTTCCGCTTCATCATCAGCGAGTATGTCGACCGCCAATACGCCAAGGCCGTGCTGGGCCAGACGCTGTCAACCGAGAGCGAGAGCGGCACCCACGCCCTGGCCAACTTTCAGCGGGTGTCCCTGCAGAACATCATCAAGGACGACAGCCAGTGGCAGCAGGAACAGCTCGACGGGGTGATCCGCACACTGGTGGAAATCAATTACGGGCCGCTGCCGGCCGGGCGTTATCCCACCTTCCGGATCGCCTATGAGGAAGACCGCGACCTGGCCGCGTATCTCAAGGCCGTGGGCGTGGCGGTCAACGAGCTGGGTCTGCCGGTGGGCGAGCGCTGGCTGCGCGAACAGATCGGGTTCCCCGCGCCGCGTGATGACGACAGTCCGCTGGCCGGGTCCGGAAATGCAAAAAGCGAGGAGGAAGCCGAATGA
- a CDS encoding DUF1320 domain-containing protein, with amino-acid sequence MAYSTVSDLTRWIDSDELVRLCSTDPSATIASADVLEVAGEAIENADSQIDSYLLGRWPGLRSYDPVPDEINRLSAIIAVYQLYLRRRAVSSDWRTSYQDSLERLAAASRGELDLGLDDSGSTAAEPEEIYRTDAEESDRKYSSEKLDKF; translated from the coding sequence GTGGCTTACAGTACTGTCAGCGACCTGACTCGCTGGATCGACAGCGACGAGCTTGTGCGCTTGTGCAGCACGGACCCCTCGGCGACGATTGCCAGCGCCGATGTGCTGGAGGTGGCCGGTGAAGCGATCGAGAATGCGGACAGCCAGATCGACAGCTACCTGCTGGGCCGTTGGCCCGGCCTGAGGAGCTACGATCCAGTCCCCGATGAGATCAACCGTCTCAGTGCGATCATCGCGGTCTACCAGCTCTATCTTCGACGCCGGGCTGTCAGCAGTGACTGGCGGACCAGTTACCAGGACAGTCTCGAACGGCTGGCCGCCGCCTCGCGGGGAGAGTTGGACCTCGGGCTGGATGACTCCGGCAGCACGGCCGCGGAACCGGAGGAGATCTACCGTACCGACGCCGAGGAAAGCGACCGGAAGTACAGCAGCGAGAAACTTGACAAGTTCTAA